One window of the Parasphingopyxis algicola genome contains the following:
- a CDS encoding DUF1499 domain-containing protein codes for MTEDPQPRMPHPIIRWLSRIGIVLGIGAPVVAILMALATGAGLLGWQMSLFSLRPLSYAAMAGGGLSVIAIVALLIGRHWRRLLWPALALIVAAGFVGYVSYSFGKAATVPPIHDITTDLSNPPTFETLTLRADNREIVPDGGRADLADLDNAARWRRWHEEAYGDIRPTLVPVSVPDAVAAAERLVEERGWDLAVADPATGRVEATDTVSIYRFKDDVVLRIAPNPNGAGSVVDMRSVSRVGVSDLGVNGDRVRAFLADIAAATGA; via the coding sequence ATGACCGAAGACCCGCAGCCGCGCATGCCGCATCCGATTATCCGCTGGCTGAGCCGGATCGGAATCGTCCTGGGAATTGGCGCACCGGTCGTCGCGATCCTGATGGCGCTGGCGACGGGTGCCGGGCTTCTCGGATGGCAGATGAGTCTCTTTTCGTTGCGCCCGCTCAGCTATGCCGCGATGGCGGGCGGCGGGCTTTCGGTGATCGCCATCGTCGCGCTGCTGATCGGCCGGCATTGGCGGCGCCTGTTATGGCCGGCGCTCGCGCTGATCGTCGCGGCTGGCTTTGTCGGCTATGTGTCCTACAGCTTCGGCAAGGCGGCCACGGTGCCGCCCATTCACGATATCACGACGGATTTGTCGAACCCGCCGACCTTCGAAACCCTGACGCTGCGTGCCGACAATCGCGAGATCGTTCCCGATGGCGGGCGTGCGGACCTGGCGGACCTCGACAATGCCGCCCGTTGGCGGCGCTGGCATGAAGAGGCCTATGGCGACATCCGGCCGACCCTCGTGCCGGTCTCGGTGCCCGATGCGGTCGCGGCGGCCGAACGGCTCGTCGAGGAGCGCGGCTGGGACCTCGCCGTCGCCGATCCCGCAACGGGCCGGGTCGAGGCGACCGACACGGTGTCGATCTACCGGTTCAAGGACGATGTCGTCTTGCGGATTGCGCCCAACCCGAATGGCGCGGGAAGCGTCGTTGATATGCGTTCGGTCAGCCGGGTGGGGGTCAGCGATCTCGGGGTGAACGGCGATCGCGTCCGGGCGTTCCTCGCGGATATCGCGGCGGCGACCGGCGCATAG
- a CDS encoding methyl-accepting chemotaxis protein → MVKVATGLGEAIATLDTSSSDLARLSGETSADASKVSERAAGANNAVQQVASAVQQLDASVSEISEQIGNGLSLNTTVAEAARESDAAMKVLIERTQGIGKIVALISEIAGQTNLLALNATIEAARAGEAGRGFSVVAQEVKTLAQQTTDATDNVDRQLREIDDAVKQAVEAMSKATREIGGITEISNSIASAVMQQREATRNIGDNSIQAAQDTDHVQQNIQRVAGAARNSGTLSADVSKTAESLAEQADALRDATAAFLEELRAA, encoded by the coding sequence ACGTCGTCCTCCGATCTCGCCCGGCTGTCGGGCGAGACCAGCGCCGATGCCTCCAAGGTGTCCGAACGCGCGGCCGGCGCGAACAACGCCGTCCAGCAGGTCGCAAGCGCCGTCCAGCAGCTCGACGCGTCGGTCAGCGAGATTTCCGAACAGATCGGCAACGGGCTGTCGCTGAACACGACGGTCGCCGAGGCGGCCCGCGAAAGCGACGCGGCAATGAAGGTCCTGATCGAACGCACCCAGGGGATCGGCAAGATCGTCGCGCTGATCTCGGAGATTGCCGGCCAGACCAACCTGCTCGCGCTGAACGCCACGATCGAGGCCGCCCGCGCCGGCGAGGCGGGGCGGGGCTTCAGCGTCGTCGCCCAGGAGGTCAAGACCCTGGCCCAGCAGACCACCGACGCGACCGACAATGTCGATCGTCAGCTGCGCGAGATCGACGATGCGGTGAAACAGGCGGTCGAGGCGATGTCCAAGGCGACGCGCGAGATCGGCGGGATCACGGAAATCTCGAACTCGATCGCCTCGGCGGTGATGCAGCAGCGCGAAGCGACGCGGAATATCGGCGACAACAGCATCCAGGCGGCACAGGACACCGACCATGTGCAGCAGAACATTCAGCGCGTCGCCGGCGCCGCGCGCAACAGCGGAACCTTGAGCGCCGATGTCAGCAAGACCGCCGAAAGCCTCGCCGAACAGGCCGATGCGCTGCGCGACGCGACCGCCGCCTTCCTGGAGGAACTGCGCGCCGCCTGA